In Paenibacillus sp. BIC5C1, a genomic segment contains:
- the serC gene encoding 3-phosphoserine/phosphohydroxythreonine transaminase: protein MTKRAYNFNAGPAALPLEVLERAQAEFVDFRNTGMSIMEMSHRGAVYESVHNEAQERLLSLLGNPKGYKVLFLQGGASTQFAMLPMNLLGEGQTASYVMTGSWAKKALSEAKLIGETQVAASSEADKYMKLPDVSNLSFPDRTAYVHLTSNETIEGTQFKSFLDTGSVPLIADMSSDIFCKPFDLNQFGMIYAGAQKNLGPSGITVVIAREELVSESPKTIPTMLRYSTHVENNSLYNTPPSFSVYMVNEVLKWIEEQGGLAGIEQKNVKKADLLYNAIDSSGDFYRGCVDPADRSLMNVTFRLANEELEKQFIKASEQEGFVGLKGHRSVGGLRASIYNAAPYESVKALTDFMSHFQKTNG from the coding sequence GTGACAAAGAGAGCGTATAATTTTAATGCAGGACCTGCGGCGTTGCCACTTGAGGTTCTGGAGCGTGCTCAGGCAGAATTTGTTGATTTTCGGAATACAGGAATGTCGATTATGGAGATGTCTCACCGTGGAGCGGTGTACGAATCTGTACATAATGAGGCTCAGGAGCGTTTGTTGTCTCTGCTAGGCAATCCCAAGGGGTACAAGGTCCTCTTCCTGCAGGGAGGAGCCAGCACTCAGTTCGCCATGCTGCCGATGAACCTGCTCGGGGAAGGGCAGACAGCCAGTTATGTCATGACAGGCAGCTGGGCCAAGAAGGCACTGTCTGAGGCGAAACTGATTGGGGAGACGCAGGTCGCTGCATCTTCCGAAGCGGATAAATATATGAAGTTGCCGGATGTGTCGAATCTTAGCTTCCCGGATCGCACAGCTTATGTTCATTTGACGTCTAATGAAACAATTGAGGGAACTCAATTCAAGTCATTCCTAGATACCGGTTCAGTTCCACTTATTGCCGACATGTCGAGTGACATCTTTTGCAAACCGTTTGATCTTAATCAATTCGGCATGATCTATGCAGGTGCACAGAAGAACCTGGGCCCATCAGGGATTACGGTTGTTATTGCTCGCGAAGAACTGGTTAGTGAATCTCCTAAAACGATTCCGACGATGCTTCGGTATAGTACACATGTAGAGAACAATTCTCTCTATAATACACCACCGTCCTTCTCCGTATACATGGTGAATGAGGTTCTGAAATGGATCGAGGAACAAGGTGGATTGGCTGGAATTGAACAGAAGAACGTGAAGAAAGCAGATTTGCTCTATAATGCGATCGATTCCTCCGGAGACTTCTACCGTGGTTGTGTAGATCCGGCAGATCGTTCCCTGATGAATGTGACCTTCCGCTTGGCTAACGAGGAGTTGGAGAAACAGTTTATCAAGGCTTCAGAGCAAGAAGGTTTTGTTGGTCTGAAGGGGCATCGGAGTGTTGGTGGCCTGCGTGCTTCCATTTACAATGCTGCTCCATATGAAAGTGTTAAAGCACTTACGGACTTCATGAGCCACTTCCAGAAGACAAATGGATAA
- the trmL gene encoding tRNA (uridine(34)/cytosine(34)/5-carboxymethylaminomethyluridine(34)-2'-O)-methyltransferase TrmL has translation MALHIVLVEPEIPANTGNISRTCAATGTHLHLVRPLGFRTDDATLKRAGLDYWHAVHIEYHDSFAEVQEQYPEGRFFYATTKAKNRYSDFNFQDGDFLVFGKETKGLPPELIAANPATCMKMPMTGDVRSLNLSNSAAIIVYEALRQLNFPGLD, from the coding sequence ATGGCTTTACATATCGTTCTGGTTGAACCGGAGATTCCGGCAAATACGGGCAATATTTCTCGTACATGCGCGGCTACCGGCACACATTTGCATCTCGTGCGTCCACTCGGATTCCGTACGGATGATGCCACACTGAAACGTGCGGGTCTGGATTACTGGCATGCCGTTCATATTGAATATCATGATTCTTTTGCCGAGGTTCAGGAACAGTATCCTGAAGGGCGTTTCTTCTACGCAACCACGAAGGCGAAGAACCGTTATAGCGATTTTAATTTTCAGGATGGAGATTTTCTGGTATTCGGTAAGGAGACAAAAGGCCTTCCTCCAGAATTAATTGCTGCTAATCCTGCTACTTGTATGAAGATGCCAATGACAGGTGATGTCAGATCATTGAACTTGTCAAACTCAGCAGCCATCATTGTGTATGAGGCATTGCGTCAACTTAATTTCCCGGGTCTGGATTAA
- a CDS encoding AbrB/MazE/SpoVT family DNA-binding domain-containing protein: MKPAGVVRKVDQLGRIVLPKSLRKRYQMNEGDPVEILVQGDHIILERYRPKCIFCGSMEEVNEFKERYICAQCLDEMTQLPQHG, from the coding sequence ATGAAGCCAGCTGGAGTCGTTCGCAAAGTTGACCAATTGGGTAGGATCGTATTGCCTAAATCTTTGCGTAAAAGGTATCAAATGAATGAGGGAGATCCTGTAGAGATCTTAGTACAAGGGGACCATATCATTCTGGAGAGATACCGTCCAAAATGTATTTTTTGTGGATCGATGGAAGAAGTCAATGAGTTCAAAGAGCGTTACATATGCGCACAATGTTTAGATGAAATGACCCAGCTTCCACAGCACGGGTAA